A part of Candida albicans SC5314 chromosome 2, complete sequence genomic DNA contains:
- the GPM1 gene encoding phosphoglycerate mutase (Phosphoglycerate mutase; surface protein that binds host complement Factor H and FHL-1; antigenic; fluconazole, or amino acid starvation (3-AT) induced, farnesol-repressed; Hap43, flow model biofilm induced; Spider biofilm repressed), translating to MPKLVLVRHGQSEWNEKNLFTGWVDVRLSETGQKEAKRAGELLKEAGINVDVLHTSKLSRAIQTANIALDAADQLYVPVKRSWRLNERHYGALQGKDKAQTLEAYGQEKFQIWRRSFDVPPPKIDPKDEYSQVGDRRYADVDPAVVPLTESLALVIDRLLPYWQDEIAGDLLAGKVVLIAAHGNSLRALVKHLDNISDEDIAGLNIPTGIPLVYELDENLKPTKPSYYLDPEAAAAGAAAVAAQGQKK from the coding sequence ATGCCAAAGTTAGTTTTAGTTAGACACGGTCAATCCGAATGGAATGAAAAGAACTTGTTCACCGGTTGGGTTGACGTCAGATTATCCGAAACTGGTCAAAAAGAAGCTAAAAGAGCTGGtgaattattgaaagaagCTGGTATCAATGTTGATGTTTTGCACACCTCCAAATTATCCAGAGCCATCCAAACTGCCAACATTGCCTTGGATGCTGCTGATCAATTGTACGTTCCAGTCAAGAGATCTTGGAGATTGAATGAAAGACACTATGGTGCTTTACAAGGTAAAGACAAAGCTCAAACTTTGGAAGCTTACGGTCAAGaaaaattccaaatctGGAGAAGATCTTTTGATGTTCCACCACCAAAGATTGATCCAAAAGATGAGTACTCCCAAGTCGGCGACAGAAGATACGCTGACGTTGATCCAGCTGTTGTTCCATTGACTGAATCATTAGCTTTGGTCATCGACAGATTGTTGCCATACTGGCAAGACGAAATTGCTGGTGACTTGTTGGCTGGTAAAGTTGTCTTAATTGCTGCTCACGGTAACTCCTTGAGAGCTTTAGTTAAACACTTGGACAACATCTCTGATGAAGATATTGCCGGATTGAACATTCCAACTGGTATTCCATTGGTTTACGAGTTAGACGAAAACTTGAAACCAACTAAACCATCTTACTACTTGGACCCAGAAGCTGCTGCTGCCggtgctgctgctgttgctgctcAAGGTCAAAAGAAATAA
- the NSP1 gene encoding FG-nucleoporin (Essential component of the nuclear pore complex; sumoylation target; stationary phase enriched protein; rat catheter biofilm repressed) has protein sequence MFGGQQNNSGTNAFSGFSANNNTNSNTSNNTSSQQGGTSVFGASKSAESNAFGASNSTSKPLFSSGAQQQSSSTPAFGAPKSSSPFGNASTNQPNAFGSAFGAAPKTGGLFGANTANSTAQSGSIFGQKKDDATSGSTGTTSTGLFGANPASNNQSTGVTFGAPTSTTSNEKTEEPKSTGPFGSKPADSTTSTGTTGVSFGTQNQTTSATSGGGLFGAKKDQSPAPTGGLFGSTTTSQDAKPANDTATSSESKPAINMFGSSSTTADNKLGSGSSFGSNNNPLFGGKKDDNKSSAFTLGSKPENNEGPKAPFFAANNDTSKPATSGFLFGAKKDEDKPASGGFLLSVKKDDDKDKPTTSGLSFGAKKDDNKPASGGFSFGAKKDEDKAASGGGFTFGAKKDDDKDKPASGGFSFGQKSDDKKEDKSGSGNATSATTASTATTTTTTAQPNLKPTKIEPIPVSIDNKTLDDLIVKWSKQLTTTTKVFDSYTTKVKEWDQKLVESGDDITKLNQESLEAETLQSKINQQLLFVENQQDELEKILDNYEQQADILLNNMELNNNEVVNAPSSLIHAVDGSNKDTNSKDASASVSSSNPAASGGSSSSLSITDKLRENAYHNAELLDERLDNLGANLGTLINEINSVSDVFNKNLINELANKADARDSTSKKDDIKPDENNPFEEIVRLLNLHLENLKYIENAEEELKSKLEKLNKTKKLNH, from the coding sequence ATGTTTGGAGGTCAACAGAATAATAGTGGCACCAATGCCTTTAGTGGGTTTTCCGCAAataacaacaccaacagTAATACCAGCAATAATACCAGCAGCCAACAAGGTGGCACATCTGTATTTGGAGCATCAAAGTCAGCCGAATCCAATGCGTTTGGAGCTTCTAACAGTACTTCTAAACCACTCTTCAGTTCAGGAGCTCAACAGCAATCATCGTCAACTCCAGCATTTGGGGCCCCCAAATCCAGTTCTCCGTTTGGAAATGCTAGTACCAATCAACCCAACGCATTTGGATCAGCATTTGGTGCTGCTCCTAAAACAGGGGGATTATTTGGAGCCAACACAGCTAACTCAACAGCTCAATCAGGTTCAATATTTGGACAAAAGAAAGATGATGCTACTTCCGGTTCTACTGGAACGACCAGTACTGGATTATTTGGAGCTAATCCCGCTTCTAACAATCAGTCGACCGGCGTTACTTTTGGTGCTCCTACATCGACCACCTCCAATGAAAAGACAGAAGAACCCAAATCAACTGGCCCTTTCGGTTCCAAACCAGCAGATAGTACAACAAGTACAGGCACAACAGGGGTATCTTTTGGTACTCAAAACCAAACAACTAGTGCAACTAGCGGTGGAGGCTTATTTGGGGCCAAGAAAGATCAATCTCCAGCACCAACGGGAGGATTATTCGGctctacaacaacaagtcAGGATGCCAAACCAGCAAATGATACCGCCACAAGTAGTGAACTGAAACCTGCTATTAATATGTTTGGTTCTAGTAGCACTACAGCCGATAATAAGTTGGGCAGCGGGAGCTCTTTTGGTTCTAACAATAATCCACTCTTTGGTGGTAAGAAGGATGATAACAAATCTTCTGCATTTACGCTTGGATCGAAACCAGAAAATAATGAAGGACCAAAAGCACCTTTTTTTGCAGCTAACAATGACACAAGTAAACCGGCTACTAGTGGATTCTTGTTTGGGGCTAAAAAGGATGAGGATAAACCAGCTAGTGGTGGATTTTTGCTTAGTGTTAAGAAGGACGACGATAAAGACAAACCTACCACCAGTGGATTGTCATTTGGTGCTAAAAAGGATGACAATAAACCAGCTAGTGGTGGATTTTCATTTGGTGCTAAGAAAGACGAAGATAAGGCTGCCAGTGGCGGCGGATTTACATTTGGTGCTAAAAAGGATGACGATAAAGACAAACCAGCTAGTGGtggattttcttttggCCAAAAATCCGATGATAAGAAAGAAGATAAAAGTGGTTCCGGAAATGCCACATCTGCTACTACAGCTTCAACGGcaaccactactactaccacaGCTCAACCAAATTTGAAACCGacaaaaattgaaccaattcctgtttcaattgataacaaAACACTTGATGACTTGATTGTCAAATGGTCTAAGCAGTTGACGACAACTACAAAAGTTTTTGATTCATACACTACTAAGGTCAAGGAATGGGACCAGAAATTGGTAGAAAGTGGAGATGATATTACCAAACTAAACCAAGAATCATTGGAGGCAGAGACGTTGCAAAGCAAAATAAACCAGCAGTTgctttttgttgaaaaccAACAAGATGAATTAGAGAAGATATTAGATAATTACGAGCAACAGGCAGACATTTTGTTGAACAACATGGAATTGAACAATAACGAAGTTGTCAATGCCCCATCATCCTTGATTCATGCTGTTGACGGAAGCAATAAAGATACCAACTCCAAAGATGCTAGTGCTAGTGTTTCCTCTTCAAATCCAGCAGCCTCTGGCGGGTCATCCTCATCTTTGAGTATCACTGATAAATTACGTGAAAATGCTTATCACAATGCTGAGTTGTTAGATGAAAGATTGGATAACCTAGGTGCCAACTTAGGAACTTTGatcaatgaaatcaattcagTCAGTGATGTTTTcaacaagaatttgatcaatGAGTTAGCTAACAAAGCCGATGCAAGAGATTCTACCAGTAAGAAGGATGATATAAAACCAGATGAGAATAATCCATTTGAAGAGATTGTGagattattgaatttacaTTTGGAAAACTTGAAATACATTGAAAATGCAGAAGAAGAGTTGAAAAGCAAGTTGgagaaattgaacaaaaccaaaaaattaaatcattaa
- a CDS encoding uncharacterized protein (Ortholog of C. dubliniensis CD36 : Cd36_18040, C. parapsilosis CDC317 : CPAR2_211790, Candida tenuis NRRL Y-1498 : CANTEDRAFT_109928 and Debaryomyces hansenii CBS767 : DEHA2E21010g), with the protein MGSPIIMLIKLLLDPDVSKKVILQMAWSQVKAIGIGKVIAALLSALTVGVSSFIRVPQIRKLLINSEHDRIAVANGLSLTSLSLDTLNSLIHVTFNSQNRIPFIQYGESLLLGIQNAIIILLVKFYRGQETAGVGKWQGLNCDDKFAAIRGAVTKPLVIMIASAIFFNKLAPSSLISALEILNIPISIVAKFPQIKTNYELKTAKHLSDTVLRANVVGSLIRVYTSFTDYSTKKQRNKNTVDETILLAGYSTSLILNSILLGQSIVYDKLGEKKVEDEKKNE; encoded by the coding sequence ATGGGTTCGCCAATTATCATGTTGATCAAGTTGTTACTTGACCCTGATGTATCCAAAAAAGTCATTTTACAAATGGCATGGTCCCAAGTTAAAGCAATTGGAATAGGTAAAGTAATTGCCGCTTTATTGAGTGCTTTAACTGTTGGTGTGTCTTCATTTATTCGTGTACCACAAATCAggaaattattaatcaattctgAACACGATAGAATTGCTGTTGCCAATGGTTTATCATTAACAAGTTTATCATTGGATACTTTAAACTCTTTAATTCATGTGACTTTCAACTCACAAAATAGAATTCCGTTTATTCAGTATGGCGAAAGCTTATTATTAGGTATTCAAAATGCCATTATCATCTTATTGGTTAAGTTTTACCGTGGACAAGAAACTGCAGGTGTTGGCAAATGGCAGGGATTAAATTGCGACGATAAATTTGCAGCTATAAGGGGAGCAGTCACCAAACCATTGGTCATCATGATTGCATCAgccatctttttcaataaattagCTCCTTCAAGTTTGATTTCAGCATTGGAGATTTTAAACATTCCAATTAGTATAGTTGCTAAGTTCCCCCAAATTAAAACCAACTACGAGTTGAAAACAGCTAAACATTTGAGTGACACTGTCTTGAGAGCTAATGTCGTTGGATCATTAATTAGAGTTTACACCTCGTTTACTGACTACTCGACTaagaaacaaagaaacaagaataCTGTGGATGAAACCATTTTATTAGCGGGCTATTCTACttctttgatattgaattcTATTTTATTGGGTCAATCTATAGTGTACGATAAATTGggagaaaagaaagtagAAGACGAAAAGAAAAACGAGTAG
- the HEM2 gene encoding porphobilinogen synthase (Putative porphobilinogen synthase; induced in high iron; protein level decrease in stationary phase cultures; Spider biofilm repressed): protein MVHQAEFLPSTGNSISSVLQGGYNHPLSREWQQERQLTKNMFIFPLFITDSPDEETAIPALPNIKRFGVNKLIPYVKNLVEKGLRAVILFGVPLKPGVKDALGTAADDPEGPVITAIKKLRENFPDLFIMCDVCLCEYTDHGHCGILNEDGSLIREESVQRIAAVAVNYAKAGANSVAPSDMMDGRIKDIKTGLMNAGLANKCLVMSYAAKFSGNLYGPFRDAAGSAPSHGDRKAYQLPPGGAGLARRALMRDMSEGADAVIVKPSTFYLDIVSDAAKLCRDYPICAYHVSGEYAMLHAAADKGVVDLKGIAFEAHQGFLRAGARLIISYFTPEFLEWLQV, encoded by the coding sequence ATGGTCCATCAAGCTGAATTTTTACCTTCTACAGGTAATTCTATATCATCCGTCTTACAAGGTGGATATAATCATCCATTGTCTAGGGAATGGCAACAGGAAAGACAATTGACCAAAAATATGTTCATTTTCCCATTGTTTATTACTGATTCACCAGATGAAGAAACTGCGATCCCCGCATTGCCAAACATCAAGCGTTTTGGtgtaaataaattgattccCTATGTGAAAAACTTGGTTGAAAAAGGGTTGAGAGCTGTGATATTGTTTGGAGTTCCATTGAAGCCAGGTGTCAAGGATGCATTGGGTACAGCTGCAGATGATCCTGAAGGACCAGTTATTACCGCGATCAAAAAATTACGTGAAAATTTCCctgatttatttatcatGTGTGATGTTTGTCTTTGTGAATACACAGATCATGGACACTGTGGGATATTGAATGAAGATGGATCATTGATAAGAGAGGAATCAGTACAAAGAATTGCCGCAGTGGCGGTCAACTATGCAAAAGCAGGTGCAAACTCTGTTGCTCCTTCAGATATGATGGATGGACGTATCAAAGATATCAAGACCGGGTTAATGAATGCTGGTTTAGCCAACAAGTGTTTGGTCATGTCGTATGCGGCCAAATTCTCTGGCAACTTGTATGGACCATTTCGTGACGCTGCTGGAAGTGCACCAAGTCATGGAGATAGAAAAGCATACCAATTACCACCAGGAGGTGCTGGTTTGGCACGTCGTGCTTTGATGAGAGACATGAGTGAAGGTGCTGATGCAGTTATTGTGAAACCAAGTACCTTCTACTTGGATATTGTTAGTGATGCAGCCAAATTATGCCGTGATTATCCAATATGTGCATACCATGTTAGTGGAGAATATGCCATGTTGCATGCAGCAGCCGATAAAGgagttgttgatttaaagGGAATTGCATTTGAAGCCCATCAAGGATTTTTACGAGCAGGGGCAAGATTAATTATTAGTTATTTCACCCCAGAGTTTTTAGAATGGTTGCAAGTATGA
- the VPS20 gene encoding ESCRT-III subunit protein (ESCRT III complex protein; role in multivesicular body (MVB) trafficking; required for processing of Rim8; Bcr1-repressed in RPMI a/a biofilms) — protein MGQQPSTPKITAQDRAIFQLKQQRDKLKQYQKRLNTIIEKQTELAKKAVLNKQPEKAKFYLRSKKQQESVISTTFDQLNNLEKLIGTIEFKLIEKDVVYGLQQGNKVLQKLNNEMQVEKIDALIDQLEDEKLKVDEVSELLGGVDQLNRSEEDEVDKEFQTLQEEIHGKIKQVTEEEEEESNLPKVPNTKPMPEAPSNEIEEHTPQKETKHEPIAI, from the coding sequence ATGGGACAGCAACCATCGACTCCTAAAATAACTGCACAAGACAGGGCTATCTTTCAGTTGAAGCAGCAACGAGACAAACTAAAACAGTATCAGAAACGTTTAAACACAATCATTGAAAAGCAAACAGAATTGGCAAAGAAAGCCGTACTTAATAAACAACCCGAGAAGGCTAAATTTTATTTGCGCTCTAAGAAGCAACAAGAATCGGTAATCAGTACCACCTTCGATCAACTAAACAACTTGGAAAAGTTGATTGGgacaattgaatttaagttgattgaaaaagatgttGTGTATGGATTACAACAGGGTAACAAGGTATTGcagaaattaaataatgagATGCAAGTCGAAAAAATTGATGcattaattgatcaattagAGGACGAGAAATTAAAGGTAGACGAAGTTAGTGAGTTATTAGGAGGTGTCGATCAATTGAATAGATcagaagaagacgaagTGGACAAAGAGTTTCAAACTTTGCAAGAAGAAATACATGGCAAAATCAAACAGGTcacagaagaagaagaagaagaaagcaATTTACCTAAAGTACCGAACACCAAACCTATGCCAGAGGCTCCAAGTAATGAAATCGAAGAACATACACCACAAAAGGAAACAAAACATGAACCGATTGCCATATAA